The genomic region CCGGATCGTGCGGAGCGGGTGATCCGGGGGCACGCGTTGCTCGGGCGAGATGTAGCTGAACATCGCGTCTTGGTGCAGGTCGTCACCGCACATGCGAGGGTCCTCCGACAGGTGGTGTGTATGAGCAGCGAAGTGTCGCAGCATCAATTCATCACATCTTGTCGGATGCCTGCTTTTTCAGCATCCTGCTAGAGATGCTGTTCGCCGCGCCCAGGCCCGCGAACGTCCGCCGGGGTCCCGGGGGTCCTGGAGCCTCCAGAGCTGGGGCAGGGGAAGACCGGCCGGGTGCGCGAAATACGGTTCTTGACGGAAGATTCGCGGACGTGGGCGACCGTGCGCGCACCGGGACGTGCGTGCTCGCCGGACGCTGCCGAGGTGCAGCGCGATGTCCCCGGCGGGACGGAGGAGCCTCCATGCAACCGTCAGACCGTTCGAATGACCTCGCGGTTGTGTGTGACGCCTGGACGCGCTTCACGGAGACCGGTCAGCTCGGCGCGGGCCTCGACCCGCTGGTCGCGGTCTCCTGGAAGCGGTGTGCCCCCCGGTTGAACCCGCTTGGCGCGCCGCAATGGGCGTACCTCAGTGACGACGTCCTTCCATTGACGCTGAACCAGCACGCTTCTATGCGGGCGATCGCCCGGCCGCTGATGGAGGACGTTCACCAGTACATCGAGGGCGCCGGGGCCGCGCTGCTGTTTTGCGACAGCACCAACTGTCTACTGGAGATGTTGGGCGACCGCGAGGCCGTAGCGGCAGCCACGCACCTGGGATTCCGCCGCGGGGCGTTTCTCGACGAGACGCGCATCGGGACCACGGCGTTCTCGGTGGCACTGATCGAGCGTGCGCCCGTCCAGATCGTCGGGCCCGAACACTTCCTGCAATGCTTCCACGCACTCGGATCGGCGGCCGCGTCGATCTTCGACCTGGACGGAGGCCCCGTCGGGGTGATCGGCCTCCTTGGTCCGGTGGACCGGCACAGCCGCCACGTGTTGGGGATCGTGGTGGGCGCGGCCAAGGCGATCGAGAACCAGCTGCAGGCGGACCTGTTCATCCACGAGGCCAACACGCAGGCCACCGAGCTGAACGAGACGATGGACGCGATCTCCGAGGGCGTGCTCGCGTGGACGGCCGGGGGGGTGATCACGCACCTCAACCACCGTGCCGGGTTGCTCCTCGGGCTCACGCCGACGATGGTCGTCGGGCGGCCGCTCGCGGAGTATCTGACGCTGCAGCAGGGATTTGCGCGCGCACTCGTCCTTGGGGAGGAACTGCACGACGTCGAGGCCACGCTGGCCGTGCAGGGCCGACCCGTCGAGTGTCTCGTCAGCCTGCGCATCATCCGCACGCGACAGGGTGATCCCGCGGTCTACATCGCGACGCTGCAGCGGATCGAGCGGGTGCGTCAGTTGGTGCACCGTCAGCTCGGCGCGCAGGCCCGTCTCACGCTCGACGACATCGTCGGGCACGGGCCGGCCGCGCGGCGCGTGAGACGGCAGGCGCTCGCCGCGGCAAACGCGCGGGGATGCGTGCTGTTGATCGGAGAGAGCGGTACCAACAAGAACCCGCTCGCGCGCGCGATCCACAACAGCGGCGCGCGCGCGGACGGTCCGTTCATCGCGATCAACTGCGGCGCGATCCCCCGCGCCCTCGTGCTCGGCGAGTTCCTCGGGTTCGCCGCGGGGGCGTTCAACAGCGGGCGTTCGACCGGGCAGCCGAGTAAGTTTGAGTTGGCGGATGGCGGCACGCTGCTCCTCGAAGACGTCGAGGCGCTGCCGCTCGAGATGCAGGCCGCGTTGCTCGCAGTCATCGAATCGGGCGAGGTGACCCGCCTCGGTGGCACGCGCACGGTTCCCGTCGACATGCGGGTGATCGCGTCCACGGAAGTCGATCTCGAGGCACGCGTCGCGGAAGGGGCGTTTCGCCCCGACCTGCTCTTCCGTTTGAGTTCGTTTGTGATCATGCCTCGGCCGCTCCGCGAACGTCCGGAGGACCTGCCGTTGTTGATCGATCACTTGCTGGAGCAGTTGAGCGCGCAGATCGGGCGTCCGCTGTCGATGACGGCCGCCGCAAGGCGCCTGCTGCGCGCCTATCCGTGGCCGGGCAACATCAGCGAACTCGAGGCGGCGATCGAGCGCGCGGCACTCCGGTGCATGGGACGTGCGATCCAGCCCGCGCACCTGCCGGACAGCGTGCGTCGGCCGCACGCGAAGGTGCCGAACAAACCGATCGCCGAACCGGTCCGGAGCCTCGCGCAGGCGGAAGAGGTAGCGATTCTGAGCGCGGCGCGGTTCACGCAGGGTAACCTGAGTCGTGCAGCCGAGCTCCTCGGGATCGGTCGGACAACCCTGTGGCGGAAGATGCGGGAGCTCGGTCTCAGCGCGAAGGATTTCGGCACGGACCGGCCGCGCGCGGCCGGCTGAGGCCGGCGTCCCGACGTGGCGAGGGTGGGGACCGGGTCCTCCGAGCGGATCTAGCGCGCGATCACCACGGAGCAATGGGCGCCGTGGAGGACCCGTTCGCTCACGCTCCCGAGGACCAATCCCCCGATCCGGCCGAGGCCTCGCCGGCCAAGGACGATCAGATCTGCACGGACCTCCTGCGCGAGTTTGAGGATCTCCTCGGCCGGGTCTCCAGTCCGATACACCGTCGTCACGTGTGTCCCATGTTCCGTGAATGCACGCGCGGCGTGGACGAGGATGTCTTCGCCTTCGGATTCGAGCCGCTCGGCAATGATACGAAAGTCGGAGAGGCGGTGCACGCCGGGCCCGACGGCCGGTGCGTGCGGGATATGGCCCACGTTGATCAGGGTCACGTCGAGGCCGCCGAACGTGTGCCCCCATCGCGCCACCCAGAGGACCGCTCGGTCCGCGTGGGGCGACCCATCCGTGCCGATGACAACTCGCATTGTTCCGCCTCCCTCCGTGTGATCCGTCAAGGCTTCCCCGGCCGCAACCTTCGACCGGACCCGGGATCCACAACGCGCGCCCCAACGATGGTCCCGGCCGCTTGTCTCACGGAGGACGGTCCCGCCCGGGCCCGTCCGCAAGCTTCTTCTTGACCCGCTTGAGCCGAAATACGTCTTCCCGCGCCCGTTCCTCCAACTTGGCGGCGATCTGCTGGATCTCCTCACGCAGGCGGGGGATCAGGATCTGTTCAAGCGCGTTCACCCGGCGGGTCGTCTTCCTAATCTCATCACCGACCTTGGCCATCGTCGCCTCGGTGCCTGCGGCGCTCAGCAGGACGGACACCAGTTCCTCGAAGTGATTCGCGCATTCGACGGCACGCCACGAGACGGCGATCGGATCGTGTCCCCGCTCGAGCATGGTCCTGTGTACGCCGTTTCCCGTTACCGCGGGAACCTGAACACCCCACAGATTGTTCGTGCCGATCTCGACCGACAGATTTCGAGTGTCCACGAACGCCACAGATTCCAGCACTTCCG from bacterium harbors:
- a CDS encoding sigma 54-interacting transcriptional regulator, translating into MQPSDRSNDLAVVCDAWTRFTETGQLGAGLDPLVAVSWKRCAPRLNPLGAPQWAYLSDDVLPLTLNQHASMRAIARPLMEDVHQYIEGAGAALLFCDSTNCLLEMLGDREAVAAATHLGFRRGAFLDETRIGTTAFSVALIERAPVQIVGPEHFLQCFHALGSAAASIFDLDGGPVGVIGLLGPVDRHSRHVLGIVVGAAKAIENQLQADLFIHEANTQATELNETMDAISEGVLAWTAGGVITHLNHRAGLLLGLTPTMVVGRPLAEYLTLQQGFARALVLGEELHDVEATLAVQGRPVECLVSLRIIRTRQGDPAVYIATLQRIERVRQLVHRQLGAQARLTLDDIVGHGPAARRVRRQALAAANARGCVLLIGESGTNKNPLARAIHNSGARADGPFIAINCGAIPRALVLGEFLGFAAGAFNSGRSTGQPSKFELADGGTLLLEDVEALPLEMQAALLAVIESGEVTRLGGTRTVPVDMRVIASTEVDLEARVAEGAFRPDLLFRLSSFVIMPRPLRERPEDLPLLIDHLLEQLSAQIGRPLSMTAAARRLLRAYPWPGNISELEAAIERAALRCMGRAIQPAHLPDSVRRPHAKVPNKPIAEPVRSLAQAEEVAILSAARFTQGNLSRAAELLGIGRTTLWRKMRELGLSAKDFGTDRPRAAG
- a CDS encoding universal stress protein, translated to MRVVIGTDGSPHADRAVLWVARWGHTFGGLDVTLINVGHIPHAPAVGPGVHRLSDFRIIAERLESEGEDILVHAARAFTEHGTHVTTVYRTGDPAEEILKLAQEVRADLIVLGRRGLGRIGGLVLGSVSERVLHGAHCSVVIAR
- a CDS encoding V-type ATP synthase subunit D, whose protein sequence is MSDTISPTRMNLLQRRSRMAQALQAADLLTRKRDALASNFWDLVRQAHIARTRLIRIADASYRILSVAKAVEGPEVLESVAFVDTRNLSVEIGTNNLWGVQVPAVTGNGVHRTMLERGHDPIAVSWRAVECANHFEELVSVLLSAAGTEATMAKVGDEIRKTTRRVNALEQILIPRLREEIQQIAAKLEERAREDVFRLKRVKKKLADGPGRDRPP